One part of the Streptomyces ferrugineus genome encodes these proteins:
- a CDS encoding heavy-metal-associated domain-containing protein has product MSTTTYAVSGMSCAHCKATLTKVIGELDGVTAVDVDLAAGQVTVTSATEPDDARLAEVVDDAGYELTGRAA; this is encoded by the coding sequence ATGTCCACCACCACCTACGCCGTCTCCGGTATGAGCTGCGCCCACTGCAAGGCCACGCTGACCAAGGTCATCGGCGAGCTGGACGGCGTCACCGCGGTCGACGTCGACCTCGCCGCCGGACAGGTCACCGTCACCAGTGCGACCGAGCCCGACGACGCCCGGCTGGCGGAGGTCGTCGACGACGCCGGCTACGAACTGACCGGCCGCGCCGCCTGA
- a CDS encoding heavy metal translocating P-type ATPase produces MTTTASDPTTEVELAIGGMTCASCAARIEKKLNRMDGVAATVNYATEKAKVSYGGDVSVQDLIATVEATGYTAREPAPPVREETGGADEDDGIRPLRQRLVTAVTLAVPVVAMAMIPALQFEYWQWLSLTLAAPVVTYAAWPFHKAALTNLRHGAATMDTLISVGTSAAFVWSLWALFFGTAGEPGMTHPFELTISRSDGSGNIYLEAAAGVTAFILAGRYFEARSKRKAGAALKALLELGAKDVTVLGDDGRERTVPVAELKVGDRFVVRPGEKIATDGTVVEGSSAVDASMLTGESVPVEVAQGDPVTGATLNAGGRLVVEATRVGADTQLARMARLVEDAQNGKAAAQRLADRISAVFVPIVIALALGTLAFWLGNGAGAAAAFTAGVAVLIIACPCALGLATPTALMVGTGRGAQLGILIKGPEVLESTRKVDTIVLDKTGTVTTGRMTLLAVHTGDNADEAEVLRLAGALEHSSEHPIARAVADGALQKLGALPTPEDFANVPGLGVQGIVEGHAVLVGRERLLQEWAMELPEGLRRAKSEAEAAGRTAIAVAWDGEARAVLEVADAVKDTSPEAIRRLRALGLTPILLTGDNRAVAEAVAREVGIAPEDVIAEVLPQDKAEVVKRLQGEGRSVAMVGDGVNDAAALAQADLGLAMGTGTDAAIEAGDLTLVRGDLRVAADAIRLARSTLGTIRSNLFWAFAYNVAALPLAAAGLLNPMIAGAAMAFSSVFVVGNSLRLRSFRAAS; encoded by the coding sequence ATGACCACCACCGCGTCCGACCCCACGACCGAGGTAGAGCTCGCCATCGGCGGCATGACCTGCGCCTCGTGCGCGGCGCGCATCGAGAAGAAGCTGAACCGGATGGACGGCGTGGCCGCCACCGTCAACTACGCCACCGAGAAGGCGAAGGTCAGCTACGGCGGTGACGTCTCCGTCCAAGACCTGATCGCCACCGTCGAGGCGACCGGGTACACCGCGCGGGAGCCCGCGCCGCCCGTGCGGGAGGAGACCGGCGGCGCCGACGAGGACGACGGGATACGGCCGCTGCGGCAGCGGTTGGTCACCGCCGTGACGCTGGCCGTGCCCGTCGTCGCCATGGCCATGATCCCGGCCCTGCAGTTCGAGTACTGGCAGTGGCTGTCGCTCACGCTGGCGGCGCCCGTCGTGACGTACGCCGCCTGGCCCTTCCACAAGGCGGCGCTGACCAATCTGCGGCACGGCGCGGCCACCATGGACACGCTGATCTCGGTCGGCACGTCGGCCGCGTTCGTCTGGTCCCTGTGGGCGCTGTTCTTCGGCACCGCGGGCGAACCGGGCATGACGCACCCCTTCGAGCTGACCATCTCCCGCAGTGACGGCTCCGGGAACATCTATCTGGAGGCGGCCGCCGGAGTCACCGCCTTCATCCTGGCCGGGCGCTACTTCGAGGCCCGCTCCAAGCGCAAGGCCGGCGCGGCGCTGAAGGCGCTGCTGGAGCTGGGCGCCAAGGACGTCACCGTGCTGGGCGACGACGGCCGCGAACGGACCGTGCCCGTGGCGGAGTTGAAGGTCGGCGACCGTTTCGTCGTGCGTCCCGGCGAGAAGATCGCCACCGACGGGACGGTCGTCGAGGGCTCCTCGGCGGTGGACGCCTCGATGCTCACCGGCGAGTCCGTACCGGTCGAGGTGGCCCAGGGCGACCCGGTGACCGGCGCGACGCTCAACGCGGGCGGCCGGCTCGTCGTCGAGGCGACCCGCGTGGGTGCGGACACCCAGCTCGCCCGGATGGCCAGGCTGGTGGAGGACGCGCAGAACGGCAAAGCCGCGGCGCAGCGGCTCGCGGACCGGATATCGGCCGTCTTCGTGCCGATCGTGATCGCCCTCGCCCTGGGCACCCTGGCCTTCTGGCTCGGCAACGGCGCCGGTGCGGCCGCCGCCTTCACCGCCGGGGTCGCCGTACTGATCATCGCCTGCCCGTGCGCCCTGGGCCTGGCCACGCCGACCGCGCTGATGGTGGGCACCGGCCGGGGCGCGCAGCTCGGGATCCTGATCAAGGGCCCGGAGGTGCTGGAGTCCACGCGCAAGGTCGACACCATCGTGCTGGACAAGACGGGCACCGTGACGACGGGCCGGATGACCCTGCTGGCCGTGCACACCGGCGACAACGCCGACGAGGCCGAGGTGCTGCGCCTCGCGGGCGCGCTGGAGCACTCCTCCGAGCACCCGATCGCCCGCGCCGTGGCCGACGGGGCGCTGCAGAAGCTGGGTGCGCTGCCCACGCCGGAGGACTTCGCGAACGTGCCCGGCCTCGGGGTGCAGGGCATCGTCGAGGGCCACGCGGTGCTCGTGGGCCGGGAGCGGCTGCTTCAGGAGTGGGCGATGGAGCTGCCCGAGGGTCTGCGGCGGGCCAAGTCCGAGGCGGAGGCCGCCGGTCGTACCGCCATCGCGGTCGCCTGGGACGGCGAGGCGCGGGCGGTCCTCGAGGTCGCCGACGCGGTGAAGGACACCAGCCCGGAGGCGATCCGGCGGCTGCGCGCCCTCGGCCTCACCCCGATCCTGCTGACCGGCGACAACCGGGCCGTGGCCGAGGCCGTCGCCCGCGAGGTCGGTATCGCGCCCGAGGACGTCATCGCCGAGGTGCTGCCGCAGGACAAGGCCGAGGTCGTCAAGCGGCTTCAGGGCGAGGGCCGTTCGGTCGCCATGGTCGGTGACGGCGTCAACGACGCGGCCGCGCTGGCCCAGGCCGACCTGGGGCTGGCGATGGGCACCGGCACGGACGCGGCGATCGAGGCCGGCGACCTCACCCTGGTGCGCGGCGATCTGCGCGTCGCCGCCGACGCGATCCGGCTCGCCCGCAGCACGCTCGGCACCATCCGGTCGAACCTGTTCTGGGCCTTCGCCTACAACGTCGCCGCGCTGCCGCTGGCCGCGGCGGGGCTGCTCAACCCGATGATCGCCGGGGCGGCCATGGCCTTCTCGTCGGTGTTCGTGGTCGGCAACTCCCTGCGGCTGCGCTCGTTCCGGGCCGCGAGCTGA
- a CDS encoding DeoR/GlpR family DNA-binding transcription regulator, which translates to MSRDARWKALLELLVERGRLDVEEAAAELAVSAATIRRDFDQLAEQQMLVRTRGGAVVHGVSYELPLRYKTARHASEKQRVAKAVAELIAPGEAVGLTGGTTTTEVARALAVRSDLTSGSPALTIVTNALNIANELAVRPQFKIVVTGGVARPQSYELIGPLADGVLGQITIDVAVLGVVAFDVTHGAAAHDEAEAAINRLLCERAERVVVAADSSKLGRRAFARICAADAVDTLVTDAAADPETVRGFEEAGLRVIAV; encoded by the coding sequence ATGTCGCGCGACGCCCGCTGGAAGGCGCTGCTGGAGCTGCTCGTCGAGCGGGGCCGGCTGGACGTCGAGGAGGCGGCCGCAGAGCTGGCGGTGTCGGCCGCCACGATCCGCCGTGACTTCGACCAGCTCGCCGAGCAGCAGATGCTCGTCCGCACCCGGGGCGGCGCGGTGGTGCACGGGGTGTCGTACGAGCTGCCGCTGCGCTACAAGACGGCCCGGCACGCCTCCGAGAAGCAGCGCGTCGCCAAGGCGGTGGCCGAGCTGATCGCGCCCGGCGAGGCGGTCGGGCTGACCGGCGGCACGACGACCACCGAGGTGGCGCGCGCCCTGGCGGTGCGCAGCGATCTGACGTCCGGCTCGCCCGCGCTGACCATCGTCACGAACGCGCTCAACATCGCCAACGAGCTGGCCGTGCGCCCCCAGTTCAAGATCGTGGTCACCGGCGGGGTCGCGCGTCCGCAGTCGTACGAGCTGATCGGTCCGCTCGCGGACGGGGTGCTGGGCCAGATCACCATCGATGTGGCGGTGCTCGGCGTCGTCGCCTTCGACGTCACGCACGGCGCCGCCGCGCACGACGAGGCGGAGGCGGCGATCAACCGGCTACTGTGCGAGCGCGCCGAGCGGGTGGTCGTGGCGGCGGACTCCAGCAAGCTCGGCCGGCGCGCGTTCGCCCGGATCTGCGCCGCCGACGCGGTGGACACACTGGTCACGGACGCGGCGGCGGACCCGGAGACGGTGCGGGGCTTCGAGGAGGCGGGGCTGAGGGTCATCGCGGTCTGA
- a CDS encoding alpha-ketoglutarate-dependent dioxygenase AlkB family protein: MDAELFPRERTQVAPGAVHVPRWLDTERQRELLAACRAWARPPTGLRTVRTPGGGTMTARQVCLGWHWYPYAYARTVVDGDGTPVKPFPGWLGELGRSAVRETLGEPEAPYDIALINFYDADARMGMHRDSDEKSHAPVVSLSLGDTCVFRFGNTETRSRPYTDVELRSGDLFVFGGPARLAYHGVPKVHPGTAPPELGLTGRLNVTLRVSGL, from the coding sequence ATGGACGCCGAGCTGTTCCCCAGGGAGCGTACTCAGGTCGCGCCCGGCGCGGTCCATGTGCCCCGCTGGCTGGACACCGAGCGCCAGCGCGAGCTGCTCGCGGCCTGCCGCGCGTGGGCCCGCCCACCGACCGGCCTGCGCACGGTCCGCACCCCCGGCGGCGGCACCATGACCGCCCGGCAGGTCTGCCTGGGCTGGCACTGGTACCCGTACGCCTACGCCCGCACGGTCGTCGACGGCGACGGCACCCCGGTGAAGCCGTTCCCCGGGTGGCTCGGCGAGCTCGGCCGCAGCGCGGTGCGGGAGACCCTGGGCGAACCGGAGGCGCCGTACGACATCGCGCTGATCAACTTCTACGACGCCGACGCCCGCATGGGCATGCACCGCGACAGCGACGAGAAGTCGCACGCGCCGGTCGTGTCCCTGAGCCTCGGCGACACCTGTGTCTTCCGCTTCGGCAACACCGAGACCCGGAGCCGGCCGTACACGGACGTCGAGCTGCGCAGCGGCGATCTGTTCGTCTTCGGCGGCCCCGCACGGCTCGCCTACCACGGCGTGCCGAAGGTGCACCCGGGCACCGCACCGCCGGAGTTGGGACTGACCGGGCGGCTGAACGTCACGCTCAGAGTGAGCGGGCTGTAG
- a CDS encoding class II fructose-bisphosphate aldolase produces the protein MPLATTGELITSAATARSAVAAFNVITLEHVEAVIAGAESAGSPVVLQVSENAVKFRYGRLLPLARAAVAAAERAAVPVALHLDHIQSDDLLRQASDAGFSSVMYDAARLPYADNLAATKAAVDWAHAQGLWIEAELGRLGGKNGEPPLDAHAPGARTDPTEAHAFVTDSGVDALAVAIGSSHAMTTRTATLDHDLLKRLSATLDVPLVLHGSSGVPDAELAAAVAGGIAKVNVGTALNIAMTGAIRDFLAAHPEAVDSRKYLSVGREAMVDAVVRIVRVLRAAAATA, from the coding sequence GTGCCCCTCGCGACCACCGGCGAGCTCATCACCAGCGCCGCCACAGCCCGTTCAGCCGTCGCCGCCTTCAACGTCATCACCCTGGAGCACGTCGAGGCCGTCATCGCCGGTGCGGAGTCGGCGGGTTCGCCCGTCGTCCTCCAGGTCAGCGAGAACGCCGTCAAGTTCCGCTACGGACGGCTCCTGCCGCTCGCCCGCGCGGCCGTCGCCGCCGCCGAACGAGCCGCCGTCCCCGTCGCGCTGCACCTGGACCACATCCAGAGCGACGACCTGCTGCGCCAGGCGTCGGACGCCGGGTTCAGCTCCGTGATGTACGACGCGGCCCGCCTGCCGTACGCGGACAACCTCGCCGCGACCAAGGCCGCCGTCGACTGGGCGCACGCCCAAGGCCTGTGGATCGAGGCCGAGTTGGGGCGGCTGGGCGGCAAGAACGGCGAGCCGCCCCTGGACGCCCACGCCCCGGGCGCCCGCACCGACCCCACCGAGGCCCACGCCTTCGTCACCGACTCCGGCGTAGACGCTCTCGCCGTGGCCATCGGCAGCTCGCACGCCATGACCACCCGCACCGCCACCCTCGACCACGACCTCCTCAAACGCCTCTCCGCCACCCTCGACGTCCCCCTCGTCCTGCACGGCTCCTCCGGCGTCCCCGACGCCGAACTGGCTGCGGCGGTCGCGGGCGGCATCGCCAAGGTCAACGTCGGCACGGCCCTCAACATCGCCATGACGGGCGCGATCCGCGACTTCCTCGCCGCGCATCCCGAGGCCGTCGACTCACGCAAGTACCTGAGCGTGGGGAGGGAGGCGATGGTGGACGCGGTGGTGCGCATCGTCCGGGTGCTGAGGGCCGCCGCGGCTACCGCTTGA
- a CDS encoding ROK family protein, whose amino-acid sequence MSGKADPRPAGEGTTSRTRLDRGRGALGPALELVHTGRAPTRAVLTAELGVTRATAGAVAAELEALGLIRVDARPGAAAGSQGRPSHRLSVAEDGPVVLAAQVHADGFRAALVGLGGRIVATAPGCETVDADPAKVLGSVVEAGADLLSATGRRCVGAGLAVPSAVAEPDGLALNPLHVAWPVGAPVRRIFAECVRAAGITGPAFAGNDVNLAALAEHRHGAGRGARDLLCVATGHRGVGGALVLDGRLHTGSSGLALEVGHLTVNPEGRPCHCGSRGCLDVEADPLALLMAAGREPGPEVSLLQQAKDLIRDHYHDPTVRTATEALIDRLGLGLAGLVNILNPDRIILGGLHRTLLDTDPERLRAVVADRSLWGQSGGVPILACTLDHNSLVGAAELAWQPVLDDPLGALT is encoded by the coding sequence ATGAGCGGCAAGGCGGACCCCCGGCCGGCGGGGGAAGGGACCACCTCGAGGACGCGGTTGGACCGGGGGCGCGGTGCGCTGGGACCCGCGTTGGAGCTCGTGCACACCGGACGCGCCCCCACCCGCGCCGTCCTCACCGCCGAGCTCGGGGTGACCCGGGCCACGGCCGGCGCGGTCGCCGCCGAGCTGGAGGCGCTCGGGCTGATCCGGGTCGACGCCCGGCCCGGCGCGGCGGCCGGGTCGCAGGGGCGGCCCTCGCACCGGCTGTCGGTCGCCGAGGACGGCCCCGTCGTGCTCGCCGCGCAGGTGCACGCCGACGGGTTCCGGGCGGCGCTGGTCGGCCTGGGCGGCCGGATCGTCGCCACCGCGCCGGGCTGCGAGACCGTGGACGCCGATCCGGCGAAGGTCCTCGGGTCGGTGGTCGAAGCCGGCGCCGACCTGCTGAGCGCAACCGGGCGGCGCTGCGTCGGCGCCGGACTCGCCGTACCGTCCGCCGTCGCCGAACCGGACGGCCTGGCCCTGAACCCCCTGCACGTGGCGTGGCCCGTGGGCGCCCCCGTCCGCCGTATCTTCGCGGAGTGCGTGCGCGCGGCCGGGATCACCGGACCCGCCTTCGCGGGCAACGACGTCAACCTCGCCGCGCTCGCCGAGCACCGGCACGGCGCCGGACGCGGCGCCCGCGACCTGCTGTGCGTGGCCACCGGGCACCGGGGCGTCGGCGGCGCGCTGGTGCTGGACGGCCGGCTGCACACCGGCAGTTCGGGCCTGGCCCTGGAGGTCGGCCACCTCACCGTCAACCCCGAGGGCAGACCCTGCCACTGCGGCAGCCGGGGCTGCCTCGACGTCGAGGCCGACCCGCTGGCCCTCCTCATGGCGGCGGGGCGGGAGCCCGGCCCCGAGGTCTCGCTGCTCCAGCAGGCCAAGGACCTGATCCGCGACCACTACCACGACCCGACGGTCCGTACGGCCACCGAGGCCCTCATCGACCGCCTCGGCCTCGGCCTCGCGGGCCTGGTCAACATCCTCAACCCGGACCGCATCATCCTCGGCGGCCTCCACCGCACCCTCCTGGACACCGACCCCGAACGCCTGCGCGCCGTGGTCGCCGACCGCAGCCTGTGGGGCCAGAGCGGCGGCGTCCCGATCCTCGCCTGCACTCTCGACCACAACAGCCTGGTCGGCGCGGCCGAGTTGGCCTGGCAGCCGGTGCTGGACGATCCGCTGGGGGCGCTGACGTAA
- a CDS encoding phospholipase, whose product MRRTLATGLAASAMSLATLFAAAPAADAAPADKPQVLAGWTQTSASSHNAWVAARNNRSAWSAYGFDWSTDYCSSSPDNPFGFSFATSCARHDFGYRNYKALGAFDANKSRLDSAFYEDLKRVCANYGGATKSACSSTAWTYYQAVKAFG is encoded by the coding sequence ATGCGCCGCACACTCGCCACCGGTCTCGCCGCCTCAGCCATGTCCCTCGCGACACTCTTCGCCGCCGCCCCGGCCGCCGACGCCGCCCCCGCCGACAAGCCCCAGGTCCTCGCCGGTTGGACCCAGACCAGCGCGTCCAGCCACAACGCCTGGGTCGCCGCCCGCAACAACCGGTCCGCCTGGTCCGCGTACGGCTTCGACTGGTCCACGGACTACTGCTCCTCCTCGCCCGACAACCCCTTCGGCTTCTCCTTCGCCACGTCCTGCGCCCGGCACGACTTCGGCTACCGCAACTACAAGGCGCTCGGCGCGTTCGACGCCAACAAGTCGCGGCTCGACAGCGCCTTCTACGAGGACCTCAAGCGCGTGTGCGCCAACTACGGCGGCGCGACGAAGTCCGCCTGCTCCAGCACGGCGTGGACGTACTACCAGGCCGTGAAGGCCTTCGGCTGA
- a CDS encoding methyltransferase yields the protein MTTPWGELALTRFPEDPRERLRAWDASDEYLLGHLAAREIELSGTVVVVGDRWGALVTALAAHRPTQITDSYLAQEATRANLARHGVEPGTVRLLTTQDTPPDRVDVLLVRVPKSLALLEDQLLRLAPAVHEGTVVVGTGMVKEIHTSTLQLFERIIGPTRTSLAEKKARLIFCTPGPSQGRPANPWPYTYTLPDGVGAVSRRPVVNHAGVFCADRLDIGTRFFLGHLPEVRGERRVVDLGCGNGVVGTAVALADPAAEVLFVDESFQAVASAEATYRANGVPGHAEFRVGDGMAGVPAGSVDLVLNNPPFHSHQATTDSTAWRMFTGARRALRPGGELWVIGNRHLGYHVKLRRLFGNSQTVASDPKFVVLKAVKR from the coding sequence ATGACGACGCCCTGGGGCGAGCTCGCACTGACCCGTTTCCCCGAGGACCCGCGCGAGCGGCTGCGCGCCTGGGACGCCTCCGACGAGTACCTCCTCGGGCATCTGGCGGCGCGGGAGATCGAGCTGTCCGGCACGGTCGTGGTCGTCGGTGACCGCTGGGGCGCCCTGGTCACCGCGCTGGCGGCGCACCGGCCGACGCAGATCACGGACTCCTACCTGGCCCAGGAGGCGACCCGGGCCAACCTCGCCCGGCACGGCGTCGAGCCCGGCACCGTCCGGCTGCTCACCACGCAGGACACCCCGCCGGACCGGGTCGACGTCCTGCTGGTGCGGGTGCCGAAGAGCCTGGCGCTGCTGGAGGACCAGCTGCTGCGGCTGGCGCCCGCGGTGCACGAGGGCACGGTGGTCGTCGGCACGGGCATGGTGAAGGAGATCCACACCTCGACACTCCAGCTGTTCGAGCGGATCATCGGACCGACCCGCACCTCGCTGGCGGAGAAGAAGGCCCGGCTGATCTTCTGCACGCCCGGGCCGTCGCAGGGCCGGCCCGCCAACCCGTGGCCGTACACCTACACGCTCCCCGACGGCGTCGGCGCGGTCTCACGGCGCCCGGTCGTCAACCACGCCGGCGTCTTCTGTGCCGACCGGCTCGACATCGGTACGCGGTTCTTCCTGGGGCATCTGCCGGAGGTCAGGGGCGAGCGGCGGGTGGTGGACCTGGGGTGCGGCAACGGTGTCGTGGGTACGGCGGTGGCGCTGGCGGACCCGGCGGCCGAGGTGCTGTTCGTGGACGAGTCGTTCCAGGCGGTGGCCTCGGCTGAGGCGACGTACCGGGCGAACGGGGTGCCGGGGCACGCCGAGTTCCGGGTCGGGGACGGGATGGCGGGCGTGCCGGCCGGGAGTGTCGACCTCGTGCTCAACAATCCGCCGTTCCACTCCCACCAGGCGACGACGGACTCGACGGCCTGGCGGATGTTCACGGGTGCCCGGCGGGCGCTCCGGCCGGGCGGCGAGCTGTGGGTGATCGGCAACCGGCATCTCGGGTACCACGTGAAGCTGCGGCGGCTGTTCGGCAACAGTCAAACGGTCGCGAGCGACCCGAAGTTCGTGGTGCTCAAAGCCGTCAAGCGGTAG
- a CDS encoding SIS domain-containing protein: MTHVEDELNSQPECWTRAAAEAAGLGGSLPAPGERTAVVGCGTSYFMAQAFAALREGSGQGETDAFAASEFPHGRTYDRVLALTRSGTTTEVLDLLGRLNGRTRTAAITADPDTPVIEAVDDLVVLDYADERSVVQTRFATTALTLLRAHLGLHTDAVVADARTALAAELPEGLVECGQFTFLGRGWTVGLANEAGLKMREASLSWTEAYPAMEYRHGPISITTGSTATWMFGEAPEGLAEQVRATGALWIEGRLDPLAELVRAQRLAVAVAAARGLDPDRPRHLTRSVILTP; this comes from the coding sequence ATGACACATGTCGAGGACGAGCTCAACAGCCAGCCCGAGTGCTGGACACGCGCCGCGGCCGAGGCGGCCGGCCTCGGCGGGTCGCTTCCGGCGCCGGGGGAGCGGACCGCGGTCGTCGGCTGCGGGACGTCGTACTTCATGGCGCAGGCCTTCGCCGCACTGCGCGAGGGATCGGGCCAGGGGGAGACCGACGCCTTCGCCGCGTCGGAGTTCCCGCACGGGCGCACCTACGACCGTGTCCTCGCCCTCACCCGCTCCGGTACCACCACCGAGGTGCTCGACCTGCTCGGGCGGCTGAACGGACGTACACGCACCGCCGCGATCACCGCCGACCCCGACACGCCCGTGATCGAGGCCGTCGACGACCTCGTCGTCCTCGACTACGCGGACGAACGGTCCGTGGTGCAGACCCGCTTCGCGACCACCGCCCTCACCCTGCTGCGCGCCCACCTCGGCCTGCACACCGACGCCGTCGTGGCCGACGCCCGCACCGCGCTCGCCGCCGAACTGCCCGAAGGGCTCGTGGAGTGCGGGCAGTTCACCTTCCTCGGCCGCGGCTGGACCGTGGGACTCGCCAACGAGGCCGGGCTGAAGATGCGCGAGGCGTCGCTGTCCTGGACCGAGGCCTACCCGGCGATGGAGTACCGGCACGGCCCGATCTCCATCACCACCGGCTCCACCGCGACCTGGATGTTCGGCGAGGCGCCCGAAGGGCTCGCCGAACAGGTCCGTGCCACCGGCGCGCTGTGGATCGAGGGCCGCCTCGACCCCCTCGCCGAACTGGTCCGCGCCCAGCGCCTCGCCGTCGCCGTCGCCGCGGCCCGCGGCCTCGACCCGGACCGGCCGCGCCACCTGACCCGCTCGGTGATCCTCACCCCCTGA
- a CDS encoding glycoside hydrolase family 15 protein, with amino-acid sequence MSTIPTGTDAPGASRYVPIAEHGLIGDLRSVALVGTDGTIDWYCCPSFDAPSVFAAILDAERGGCFELAAAVPARTKQFYFPDTNVLITRFFTEDGVGEVQDFMPVDGASAEADRHRLIRRVVCVRGSLPFRTRVAPRFDYGRRPHTVRMSGDVAVFESDGLALGLTATVPLEIDGMDTRADFKLSEGESAVFALDQVGGDVAPRRCARTEAEEQFATTVAYWRSWLHRSKYRGRWREMVHRSALTLKLLTYAPTGAIIAAPTTSLPEQLGGERNWDYRYVWVRDAAFCVYAMLRLGFTDEAEAFMKFLTQYVSPCPDGNSAPLQVMYGIDGRTDLTESELTHLEGHQGSAPVRIGNAASDQLQLDIYGALIDSIYLYDKWAQPISSAQWDDVCTLVDWVCQHWDQPDEGVWETRGGRKNFLYSRLMCWVAIERGIRMANRRGLPADLPRWQACRDRIYRRIMARGWSETRKAFVQHEDGDVLDAAVLMMPLAKFIAPTDPKWLSTLDALTQDLVSDSLVYRYDPEASPDGLRGDEGTFSICSFWYVEAMVRAGRVDEARLAFEKMLTYANHLGLYAEEISHTGEQQGNFPQAFTHLALISAAFNLDRALG; translated from the coding sequence ATGAGCACGATCCCGACGGGGACGGACGCCCCCGGGGCGTCACGGTACGTGCCGATCGCCGAGCACGGGCTGATCGGCGATCTGCGCAGCGTGGCCCTGGTGGGCACGGACGGCACGATCGACTGGTACTGCTGCCCGTCCTTCGACGCCCCCAGCGTCTTCGCGGCGATCCTGGACGCGGAGCGGGGCGGCTGCTTCGAGCTGGCCGCGGCGGTGCCGGCCCGGACCAAGCAGTTCTACTTCCCCGACACCAACGTCCTGATCACCCGGTTCTTCACCGAGGACGGCGTCGGCGAGGTGCAGGACTTCATGCCGGTGGACGGCGCGTCGGCCGAGGCCGATCGGCATCGGCTGATCCGGCGGGTGGTGTGCGTGCGCGGTTCGCTGCCCTTCCGCACCCGGGTGGCGCCGCGGTTCGACTACGGCCGGCGGCCGCACACCGTGCGCATGTCCGGGGACGTGGCGGTCTTCGAGTCCGACGGGCTCGCGCTCGGCCTGACCGCGACCGTGCCGCTGGAGATCGACGGCATGGACACCCGCGCCGACTTCAAGCTCTCCGAGGGCGAGTCGGCGGTGTTCGCCCTGGACCAGGTCGGCGGGGACGTGGCGCCGCGCCGGTGTGCGCGGACGGAGGCGGAGGAGCAGTTCGCGACGACGGTGGCGTACTGGCGGAGCTGGCTGCACCGCTCCAAGTACCGGGGCCGCTGGCGTGAGATGGTGCACCGCTCCGCCCTCACGCTCAAGCTGCTCACCTACGCCCCGACCGGCGCGATCATCGCCGCGCCGACGACGAGCCTGCCGGAGCAGCTCGGCGGCGAACGCAACTGGGACTACCGCTATGTGTGGGTGCGCGACGCCGCCTTCTGTGTCTACGCGATGCTGCGGCTGGGGTTCACCGACGAGGCCGAGGCGTTCATGAAGTTCCTGACGCAGTACGTCAGTCCGTGCCCCGACGGGAACTCCGCCCCGCTCCAGGTCATGTACGGCATCGACGGCCGCACCGACCTCACCGAGAGCGAACTCACGCATCTGGAGGGACATCAGGGCTCCGCCCCGGTACGCATCGGCAACGCGGCCTCCGACCAGCTCCAACTCGACATCTACGGCGCGCTGATCGACTCCATCTACCTCTACGACAAGTGGGCGCAGCCCATCTCCAGCGCCCAGTGGGACGACGTCTGCACACTGGTGGACTGGGTGTGCCAGCACTGGGACCAGCCCGACGAGGGCGTCTGGGAGACCCGCGGCGGCCGCAAGAACTTCCTGTACTCGCGGCTGATGTGCTGGGTGGCCATCGAGCGGGGCATCCGCATGGCCAACCGGCGTGGTCTGCCCGCGGATCTGCCGCGCTGGCAGGCGTGCCGGGACAGGATCTACCGGCGGATCATGGCCCGGGGCTGGTCCGAGACGCGCAAGGCCTTCGTCCAGCACGAGGACGGCGACGTGCTGGACGCGGCCGTGCTGATGATGCCGCTGGCGAAGTTCATCGCGCCGACCGACCCCAAGTGGCTTTCCACCCTGGACGCGCTCACCCAGGACCTGGTGTCCGACTCGCTGGTCTACCGCTACGACCCGGAGGCGAGCCCCGACGGACTGCGCGGCGACGAGGGCACGTTCTCCATCTGCTCGTTCTGGTACGTCGAGGCGATGGTCCGCGCCGGCCGGGTCGACGAGGCGCGGCTGGCGTTCGAGAAGATGCTGACGTACGCCAACCATCTGGGCCTGTACGCCGAGGAGATCAGCCACACCGGCGAACAACAGGGCAACTTCCCGCAGGCGTTCACTCATCTGGCCCTGATCAGTGCCGCGTTCAACCTGGACCGGGCGCTGGGATGA